The sequence below is a genomic window from Streptomyces sp. V1I1.
CGCCGGCACCTCCAGCGCGACCGGCGTGGCCTACTACGGCGGCGCCAACTACGTTGACCGCAAGGGCTGTACCCGCCAGCAGCACGGCGGCAACCTCGCCGGTACGTACAAAGTCCGTTCCCACCGCTGGATCTCCGGTTCCTGCGGCTGAGTCCCCGCACGAGCCTGTAGCACCGCTGAACAGAACCTCGGGCTCAAGCTGACCTACGAACCCCGAAAACAGCCTGTGCGGGCCGAGGCTCGCCTCGACCCGCACAAGTTGGGTTGTGATCTGTGTCCGAGGGGGGACTTGAACCCCCACGCCCGATAAAGGGCACTAGCACCTCAAGCTAGCGCGTCTGCCATTCCGCCACCCGGACTAGGTGACCGCCCCGGTTTCCCGCGGCGACATGCACAACAATACCAGGGGATCGAGGTGCCCCTCACCTGCATATCCGGTGGTCAGTGGGGTGCAGCCGCCCCGATCGGGGTGCACGGTCCACGTCGCACCGGTGCCGGTGCAGCGTGTATCCACACACAAACACACAGTGACGATACCTTCAGCTGTGTGAGTGATCGCAGGTATCGACGGCCCCGTGCGCTCTCCCCTCTGCGCGAGCATTTGCGGGACACCTTCTGGTTCGCGCCCACCCTGGCGCTCTTCCTCGTGTGCGTGCTGTGGGGCGGGGCGGACGCGCTCGACACCGCGATCTTGGAGGGGCTTCAGAAGGCCGGGGAGTACAGCACCGTCCGGTCTCTCATCGGGGTCGCCGAGGACGCCAAGACCATCGTCACCACTGTCAGCGCGGCGATGATGACCTTCATCGGTGTGGTCTTCAGCATCTCGCTGGTGGCCGTCCAGATGGCCGCCGGGAACTTCAGTCCCCGCATCGTACGAATCTTCATCCGGAGCCGGATCAGCAAGCTCACCTTCTCCGTCTTCCTGGCGACATTTCTGCTGTCGTTGCTGGTTCTGACGTCGTACGACAGCGAGACCAATCCGCGGCAGGTGGCCTCGGTCCCGCTCGTGCAGAGCGCTATGACCCTCCTCATGGTGGGGCTCAGCCTGCTGCTGTTCATCGCGTATGTGACGCAGACGCTGCAGCTGATGAAGGTGGGGCCCGTGGCGGCGCGGGTGACCAAGGAGTCGTTCCATGTGCTGGCGAAGATGCCGGTGCAGGGGGCTGACGACACACCCCTGCCTCCCGAGGTCGCTCGCGTGCGTCATCAGGGGCGGTCCGGGACGCTGCGCGATGTGCATGCCGCCCGGCTGATGCGGGTCGCGCGGCGCAAGGGGGTCGTACTGCGGCTGATTCCGCGGATCGGGGACTTCGTGGTGCCGGGCATGCCCGTCCTCGCCGTGCACGGGGAGCCCGACCGGGTGCCGTCGCGGTGGGCTTTGCAGTCCGCGGTGTCGGTAGGGGTGGAGCGTACGTTTCACCAGGACCTCGGGTTCGGGCTGCGCCAGCTGTCCGACATCGCACTGCGGGCGCTGTCACCGGCTGTGAACGACCCGACCACTGCCGTGCAGTGCCTGGACCGGATCGTGCAGTTTCTCGCGGCGCTCGCCGCACGCCCGCTGGGGGGCCGTGCACCACCGGGACGGCAAGGGCGACGTGCGGCTGATCCAGGACGTGCCCGAGTGGGGGGATCTCGTCGATCTCGGGTTCGCCGAGATCCGCGGGTTCGCCCCGGGGAACCCGCAGGTTTCCCGGCGCATGCTCGCCGGGATCGACGATCTGCTGGGGCTCGTACCGCCGGAGCGCCGCGAGCCGCTCGAGCGGCATCGGGCGCTGCTGGTGCAGGCCGTGGAGAGGGCCCTGCCCGAGGCGGCCGAGCGCGCTTTCGCACTGGAACCCGACCGCCAGGGCATCGGATAGGCGCAGTTACGCGTTGAGCTGGTACTCCGGGAAGTTGCCGGGCAGCCGCTCCCCCGCCGGTCCTTCCGTCACCGCGCGGACCAGCAGTTCGCCGCCGACGAAGGCGCCCCGCCAGGACGCGCCGAAGCCGCCGAAGAGTTCGTCGCGGTCACCGCGGGAGCGGGGCTTTCCGTGGCCGGTCTTGAAGGCCCGGATCTGGGGGGCCAGCCGCTCGTACGTCTCGGGTTCGTCCGTCGAGAGGGTCGCGACGAGCGCGCCGTTGGAGGCATTCATCGCGGCGAGCAGCTCCGCCTCCGTGTCGACCAGGACGATCGTGTCGACTGGGCCGAACGGTTCCGCGTGGTGGAGGGGGGAACTCGGCGGCGGGTTGAGGAGGGTGACGGGCGGGAGGTAGGCGGAGGTGTCCTGGCCGGGAAGGAAATGGCCTTCGGCCAGCGCGCCCCGGTGGAGCGGGACCGCGCCGCGGTCGATCGCCTCGGCCACATGATCCCCCAGCTCCTTGGCCTTCGCCGCGTTGATCAGCGGGCCGAAGTCGAGGGTGGGCAGGGGGTCGGTCGGGTTCTCGACGGCCAGGGGGTGGCCCGTACGGATGGAGCGTACGGCGGGGAGGTAGGCCGCCAGGAAGTCGGCGAACAGCTCGCGCTGCACCACGAACCGCGGGTAGGCCGTGCACCGTTGCTTTCCGTAGTCGAAGAGCTTGGGGATCACGGCGGTGAGCGAGTCCCAGTCGCTGTAGTTCCAAAGGCCCCAGGTGTTCAGGCCCTCCTGCTCCAGGATGTGGCGCTTGCCGAGGTCGGCGACCGCGGTGGCGATACGGGCACCGGTGTCGCGGCCGCCGACGAAGGAGACGCAGCCGATCTCCGGGGAGCGGACGAGTGCCTCGGAGAGTTCGCCGCCGCTGCCGCTGACCAGGGTGATCGGGATGCCCTCGCGGGCGGCGAGGGCACTGGCCAGGGTGAGGCAGGCGACGCCGCCGTCGGTCGGGGTCTTGGCGATCACCGCGTTGCCTGCCAGGGCCTGCACCAGCATCGCGTGCACCAGGACGGACATCGGGTAGTTCCAACTGGCGATGTTGGAGACCGGGCCGTCCAGCGGGGAGCGGTCGGTGAGCATGGGCTCGATGCCCTCGACGTACCAGCGCACTCCGTCGATCGCACGGTCGACGTCGGCCTGGGCGAGCCGCCAGGGCTTGCCGATCTCCCAGACGAGGAGGAGGGCAAGCAGCTCCCGGTGTTCGGTGAGGGCATCGAGGGCGGCGCCGACGCGGGCGCGGCGCTCGGGCAGCGGGATGTGCCGCCAGGCACGGTGCTGGTCGAGCGAGGCGCGTACGGCCTGCTGCGCGGTGGCCGCGTCCAGACGGGGCGGTCCCGCGATGGGGCTGAGGTCGACGGGGCTGGTGGCGGGCAGGGCGCGGCCGTCGGGGTGCCACTGCGCGGCCCAGAGGTTGAGTACGCGGTCGTCCCGGAAGGCCTCGGGTGCCACGGCGATACAGCGCTGCCAGGCGTCGGACCAGGCGGTGCCCGGCTTGAGGGTGAGGTTGGGGGTGAGGGTGGGTGCCATGAGGTGGTCTCCGCTCGTCAGGGGCGGGAGGGTCAAGCCGTGTGATGGGTGGGCTTCGGCCCGGAGTCATGGGCCGTGAGTCATGAGCGCTTGGTGGCTGTGAGTGTCATGAGCCCTTGGTCTCGGGCCGTACACCGCGGGCCATGCCTTGTGAGCATGCCCGCCGAAGGGTGGGCGGCCGGCTCGCACACGCCGGTCGCCCCCATAGATGGTCGGTGTCAGCCGTGTGCCTCCGCAAGACGAGCCAGTACCAGCCTGGATGTCTCGGTCGGCGTCGCTCCGACGCGTACACCTGCCGCTTCGAGGGCCTGTTTCTTGGCGTCCGCGGTTCCCGATGAGCCGGAGACGATGGCGCCTGCGTGGCCCATCGTCTTGCCCTCCGGAGCGGTGAAGCCTGCGATGTATCCGATGACAGGCTTGGTGATGTGGTCGGCGATGTACGCCGCGGCGCGCTCCTCGGCGTCACCTCCGATCTCCCCGATGAGCACTATGAGTTCGGTGTCCGGGTCCATCTCGAAGGCGGCGAGGCAGTCGATGTGAGTAGTGCCGACGACCGGGTCGCCGCCTATGCCGACCGCGGACGAGAACCCTAGCTCCCGTAGCTCGTACATGAGTTGATAGGTGAGCGTGCCGGACTTGGACACGAGTCCTAGGCGGCCCGGCTTGGCGGCGATGTCGGCGGGGATGATGCCGGCGTTGGCCTGTCCCGGACTGATGAGACCGGGGCAATTGGGGCCGATGACGCGGGTGCCCCGCGTCGCAGCGTATGCCTGGAAGATCACGGCGTCATGAACGGGAATGCCCTCTGTGATGACGACGGCGAGACCGATGCCGGCGTCCGCGGCTTCGATCACCGCGGCCTTGGCGAACGGCGGCGGCACGAAGACGACGGTGACGTCGGCACCGGTGACGTCGACGGCCTCGCGCACCGTGCCGAAGACGGACCATGGTGCTGTTCCCATGGATCGGCATGATGGGCATCAGTTCCTCGGAGTACGCGTTCACCTCCGCCGAGGAGACGCTGCACGAGGCGCATCTATGGAGCAGCGGGCACATCTTCTGGCTGATGGGCGTCTGGGTCTTCTTCCAGGCGGCTGTCGCCTTCCCGGCGGGGCAGCTGAGGGAGAGCGGGAGACTTCCCGCCCGCAGCGCGATGATGCTGGGTGCGGTCGGGACCGTACTGGGCTATCTGTCCCTGGCCTATGCGCCGCATGTGTTCGTGGCCTATCTCGGCTTCGGCATGTTCAGCGGCATCGGCGCCGGTCTCGTCTACGCGACATGCGTGAACATGGTCGGCAAGTGGTACCCGGAGCGTAAGGGCGGCAAGACGGGCATGGTCAACGGCGGTTTCGCCTATGGCTCGGTGCCGTTCGTGTTCCTCTTCACGCAGTACATGGATCTGACGAACTACAAGGGTGTGCTGGTCTTCGTCGGCGTGGTTTGCTGCTTGGCCGTGGCGGCGGCGGGCTGGTTCTTCAGGGACCCGCCGAAGAACTGGTGGCCCGCGGAGGTCGATCCGCTCAAGACGTCCGACGACCCGCGAATCGTGCGGGCGCTGGCGAAGAACCCGCCGGCGGTGAGGCAGTACACGCCCCGGGAAGCGGCCAGGACTCCGGTGCTGTGGATGATGTGGTTCTGTCTGCTGTGCACTGCGGGCATCAATATCTTCGGCATCGCCATGCAGGTGCCGTTCGGGAAGGAGATGGGCTTCGCGGGCGGCATCGTGGCGACAGCCATGTCGCTGAAGGCGATTGTGAACGGCACGGGCCGAGGCGTGATCGGCTGGATCTCGGACCGTTATGGGCGGCGGAACACGCTGATCATCGTGTGTGTGGTGCTGGGCAGCGCGCAGTTCGGCGTGTTCTTCTCCGGGGACATGGGCTCGATGCCGTTCTTCCTGTTCTGCTCGATGGTTTCCGGCTTCGGCGGCGGCGCGATCTTCCCGCTGTTCGCGGCGATGACCGCGGACTACTTCGGGGAGAACAACAATGCCTCCAACTACGGCATGGTGTACAGCTCCAAGCTGATATCGGGCCTGGTCGGGTCGGGTGTGGGCGCGGTCGCGGTGAGCGCGTGGGGCTATGGCGGGGCGTTCGCGCTGGCGGGTTCGATCGGGCTGGGGTCGGCGGTGCTCGCGGTGTTCCTACGGGCTCCGGGGCGGCCGTCGGTACGGAAGATCGTGCCGAATCCGAATCCCATCGGCAGGGAAATGGCGTGATCAGGGAACTGGCGTGACAGCAGCCTGACATGGTGGCAGCCCCGGGCGTTCGGCCCGGGGCTGCCACCATGTTTCAGGGGGGCTGCTAGCAGCCCTCACGCAGCGAGTGGAGGTGCTCGCTGGACTTGCGGGCGAAGGCGAACGACTCGACGGGGTTGTCGTGTTCGGCCTGCCAGTGATGGTCGCGACGGCCGCCGTGAGTCTTGTTCACCGCCGAGATGAAGCGCTTGTAGTCGATGTCCCCGTCCCCGACGTCGACCATGCGGTAGCCGTCGCGGGCGGACGCGTCATGTTCGCCGTCCTTGACGTGGAAGAGCGGGTAGCGGTGGGGCTGCCCCAGGACATAGCGCAGCGGGTCGAACGGGGCGGGGGTGCCGTCGACGCGCCTGGAGAAGCGGAACTGGCCGGCGTACGCCCAGTAGATGTCCATCTCCAGGAAGACCAGGTCGGGGTCGGTCTCGGCGAGCAGGACGTCATAGAGGCGGACGTCGGGCCTGTCGGTGGCGAAGGAGAACTCCTCGGCATGGTTGTGCTGGTAGAACTTCATGCCGCGCTTCCTGGCGGCTGCTCCATAGGTGTTGAACTCCTCGGCGGCCCGCTTCCAGCCGTCCACCGTGGAGCCGTAGCGGAAGGGTCCGGACGCGGTGCCGATGTGCTTGAGGCCGAGCGCCTGGGCGTCGTCGAGGACCTTGTCGAGGTTCTGGGCGAAGGTGTAGGCGTTCGGGTCGCTGGAGTAGTAGCCGACGTGGCTGCCGATGGCACGCAGTCCATGGTCGCGGGTCAGCTGCCTGAGCTGGGCGAGGGTGATGGCGCCCGCGGAGCCCTGGGTGTAGCCGGCGTACTCGACCTCGTCGTATCCGTAGCGCTCCAGCTCGGCGAAGACCTTGGCGAAGCCGAGGGTGGAGACCTTGTCTCGCAGCGAGTAAAGCTGGATGCCTAGGCGGCCGGGGGGAAGGACGGGGCGGCCGCGGCCCTTGGTCTGGGCGGCCTCCGCGGGGGCGGCGGAGGCGGGAGCGGCCGCGCCCAGGAGCGCGGCGGCCGTGGCACCGGCTGCGACACCGAGCATGCCGCGTCTGCTGAGCCTGTGGGTGAGTTCGGGGTCGCTGTTCTTGCTCGTGCGGCTCATGTGGATAACTCCTCGTTGTCAGTGGCGTCTGGTTCAGTGGAGACCGGCGAGTTGAAGCAGCAGGGACTTCACATCGGTGGCCGCGACGCGGTCGCTTACAGCGCGGGGGGTGGAGCACAGGATGAGCGGCCCGTTCTCCCAGTCGTCGCTCGCGGGGAGGCGGCCATGGCTGCCGCGAATAGGTGAGGGGTCGAGGGGCACGACCGCGAGGCGGTAGCGCATGCCGAGCTTCTTGCGGGCGATCGCCTTGGCCGCCTTGACGCGTACGTACGGATCGAGGGGATCCATGAAGAGCTCGACGGGGTCGTAGCCGGGCTTGCGGTGGATCTCGACGAGCTGGGCGAAGTCGGGAGCCCGGGCGTCGTCGAGCCAGTAGTAGTACGTGAACCAGGCGTCGGGTTCGGCGACGGCGACGAGTTCGCCGGAGCGCGGGTGGTCGAGGCCGTGGCTCTTCTTGCCCTCGTCGTCGAGAAGCTGCTCGATGCCGGGAAGGTCCGCCAGCGCTTCGCGGGTGGCTTCGAGATCCTCCGGTCGGCGTACATAGACATGGGCGAGCTGGTGGTCGGCGACGGCGAAGGCGCGGGACGCCATCGGGTCGAGGTACTCCATGCCGTCCTGGGTGTGCACCTCCAGGAGGCCGGCCCGGCGCAGGGCACGGTTGATGTCGACGGGGCGGCTGACGCGGGTGATGCCGTACTCGGAGAGGGCGACGACCGTGCGGCCCTCCTGCTGTGCGTCGTCGAGCAGCGGGGCCATGGCGGCGTCGAGCTCGGCGGCCGCCCGGTAGGAGCGGGGGTCGTCGGGGCCGTAGCGCTGTAGGTCGTAGTCGAGATGCGGGAGGTAGCACAGGGTCAGGTCGGGGTGGCGGGTGCTCATGATGTGGCGGGTCGCGTCGATGATCCACTGGCTGGAGACGATGTCCGCGCCCGGGCCCCAGAAGTGGAACAGGGGGAAGGTGCCGAATTTCTCGGTGAGTTCGTCGTGCAGGGCGGGGGGCCGGGTGTAGCAGTCGGGTTCCTTGCGGCCGTCGGCGTAGTAGACGGGACGAGGGGTGACAGTGATGTCCGTGTCCGCGCCCATGGCGTACCACCAGCAGATGTTGGCGACGGTGTAGCCGGGATGGGCGCGGCGGGCGGCGTCCCAGATCTTGTCGCCGGAGACGAGGCCGTTGTGCTGGCGCCACAGCAGGACGTCGCCGAGCTCGCGGAAGTACCAGCCGTTGGCGACGATGCCGTGCTCGGCGGGCAGCGCGCCGGTGAGGAAGGTGGACTGGGCGGTGCAGGTCACGGCGGGCAGCACGGTGGACAAGGGGGCCTGGGAGCCCGACCGGGCCAGGGACTTGAGGTGCGGCATGTGGTCGAGAAGCTGAGGGGTGAGGCCGACGACGTCCAGGACCAGCAGCGGGGTGGGCGTGGGGTGCGTGGCGTCGGTCATGGCAGCTCCTTGAGGCCGAGGTCGACCAGCAGGTCGCGGGCGAGGGTGAGTTCGGCGGCGATGCCGTCGGCGAGCTGCGTGCGGTTGCGGGGGCGCAGCTCGGGCGGCAGGGCCTGCCAGGTGTAGGTCTCGACCTCGAGGTGGCGGGTCTGGGGGGTGGGTCCGCCGACGAGCTGGGTCAGCGTCTCCTGGAGTACGGGGAGGGTGGAGGCGAGCGGCGGGTCGGGCGGGGAGTGAAGGGGGACGTGGAAGTGGGCGCGCCAGGGGGCGCCGTCGGGCAGCGCGTCGCCGGCGAGGGCTTCGCCGAGGTCGTCGGTTCCGCGCAGTCCCGCGGCGGATGGGGTCTCCCCTGCTCGGAGAGCTCGGGGAAGGGCGCGGGTCTGGTGGAGGAAGCGGGGCTCGGCGAAGGCGGCGAGTGCGGCCCGTACCTCGGGGAGGTGGGGTTCTTCGGCGTGGAGTGCGGCGGACAGCTGCGCTTTGGGGATGGTGACGCCCGCCGCTGCGAGGGCGGCGAGGGCGGTGTGCGGGTCTTCGAAGGAGGTGGCGAGATGGCAGGTGTCGATGCAGATGCCTATGCGGTTTCCGGCAGTTGCCGTGGCAACGTCGGTGAGCGGGGCGATCGCGTCGGCGGTGGTCTCGACGGTGCAGCCGGGCTCGGGTTCGAGTGCGATCCGGATCGACTTGCCGGTGAGTTCCTCGAGGGCGTCGAGGCGCTCGGCGAGAGTGGTCAGCGCGGCGTGGGCGGTGGCGGCCGCGTCCGGGTCGCTGTCGAAGGGGGTGCGCCAGGCCAGCGGGAGGGTGGAGATGGTGCCCTCGGTGGCGTCGTCGGGCAGGAGGGCGGCGAGCAGGCGGGCCAGGTCCGTGGTGTGGGCGAGGCGTTCGGGGTCGGCCCAGTCCGGCTTGTAGACGCGGTACTTGACCTCTTCGGCGCCGAATCCCTCATAGGGGAAGCCGTTGAGGGTGACGACCTCCAGCCCGCGGCGGTCGAGTTCGGCGCGCAGGCCGCGCAGCGCCGCCGGGTCGGTGATCAGCGCGTGGGCGGCGTCCTTGGCGAGCCAGAGGCCGATGCCGAGGCGGTCGCGGCCGAGTCGTTTGCGTACCGGCTCGCAGTGGTCGCGCAGCTGGGCGAGGACGCCGTCGAGTGTCTCCGCGGGGTGGACGTTGGTGCAGTAGGAGAGGTGGACGGTGGTGCCGTCGGGGTGGCGGAAGCGCATACGTCTGCCTCCTCATTCCCCGCCGCGGAGGATGGAGTTGCCCTCGTGCAGGGACTCCGGTTCGGCGATGTCGAGCTGGAGGCGGCCGCTGAGGCCGTAGAAGGCGACGGGGTTGCGCCACAGGACCAGGTCGACGTCGTCCTCGGTGAATCCGGCGGCGAGCATCGCGTCAGCGACCTTGCGGGTCTTGAGGGGGTCGCTTTTTCCCCAGTCCGCGGCCGAGTTGACCAGTACCTTCTCGGTTCCGTAGGTCTTCAGGATCGCGACCATGCGGTCCTCGTCCATCTTGGTGTCGGGGTAGATGGAGAAGCCGAGCCAGCAGCCGCTGTCAGTGGCGTGCTTTACGGTCGTCTCATTGAGGTGGTCGAGCAGGACGCGTTCCGTGGGGAGGGCGGATTCGCGGATGACGTCGACGGTGCGGTGCAGGCCGGCCAGCTTGTCGCGGTGCGGGGTGTGGACGAGGGCGGGCAGGCCGTGTTCGGCGGCGAGCTGGAGCTGGGCGGCGAGCGCGGTGTCCTCGGCGGGGGTCATCGAGTCGTAGCCGATCTCGCCGACGGCGACGACGGAGTCCTTTTCGAGATAGAGGGGCAGGGCAGCGAGGACGGGTGTGCAGCGGGGGTCGTTCGCCTCTTTGGGGTTGAGGGCGATCGTGCAGTGGTGAGCGATGCCGTACTGCGCGGCGCGGAAGGGCTCCCAGCCGAGCAGCGCGTCGAAGTAGTCGAAGAAGCTGGCGGGCGAGGTGCGGGGCTGGCCGAGCCAGAAGGACGGTTCGACCAGGGCGCGGATGCCCGCGGCGTACATCGCCTGATAGTCGTCGGTGGTGCGGGAGGTCATGTGGATGTGGGGGTCGAAGATGCGCATCAGGACTCCTCGGACTGCTCGCCGGTCAGGGTCAGCACGCGATTGAGATCTGGGGGGACGTCGCGGCCGGCGGCGGTGCGCTCGGCGGCGTAGTCGGCGAGCATCCTGGCCAGCTCGCTGTCGCCCGCGGCGCGGCTGCGCAGTCCGGCGACGGCATCGACGGGCACACCGGTGAACAGACACTTGAGGACGGCGTGCCGCCAGGAGTGCGGATCGAGATGGGCTGCGGCGTACGGTCCGACGGCCGCGGCGACGAGCCGGATGTCGTTGGTGCGCAGGGCGTCCTCGACGAGGGGCAGGGCTTCGGGGCTCTCGACGAGGGGGTGCAGGGCGAGGAGCACGGCACGGCGTTCGGCGGCGGTGCCCTGGTGGTAGAGGCGGGTGAGGGTGGCGCTGTCGGCGCGGGCCTCGGCGAGGAGCAGGGTGCGTACGGCGTCGGCGGCGTGGTCCCGGCCGCAGTGGCGGCCCGCGGCGGCGAACCGGAGCTCCCAGGCGGGTGCGGCGTACGGAGACGGGGCGGCCCGGGGTGCGTTGCCGGCGGCGTGCGCGGCCTCGGCGAGGGCCTCGTCGAGCCAGGCGCGGGCGGCGTCGGGGAGCTGTGCGTCGAGTTCTTTGCGGGGCGGCGTCACCATGCCGGTGCTCCCTTCAGCGTCGTCTGCGAGCGGAGGAACTCGATGGAGGCACGGGCGAGTTCGGGGCCCGCGTGTGAGTGGCGGGGCAGTTCCACGACGGTCAGCCCCTGGTAGCCGGTGGCGGCGAGGGCTTCGAGTACGGGCCGGAAGTCGATCTCCCCGTCCCCGAACGGGAGGTGCTCATGGACGCCGCGGCACATGTCCTCGATCTGGACATGGCGCAGCCAGGGTGCGGCGTCGCGTACGCATTCGGCGGGCGGCGCCGGTTCCAGGCACTGGCAGTGGCCGATGTCGAGGGTGAGCCCGAGGGGTTCGGGGTCGCCGAGGACGGCGCGGAGGTGGTGGAAGTCGGCGAGGGTGGCGAGGAGGTGGCCGGGCTCGGGCTCGATGGCAAGAGGGACGCGGGCGTCGGCGGCGGCGTCCAGGACGGGGGTGAGTGACTCTTCGAGCCGCTTCCAGGCGGTGTCCGGGGCGGTGTCCGCGGGGGTGATGCCACTGAAGCAGTGCACGGCGTGGGCGCCGAGGTCGGCGGCGACCTGGACAGCCGTGGTCAGCAGGGCGGTGCGGGCGGCGCGGCCGTCGGGGTCCGGATCGAGGAGGGAGGGGCTGTGCTTGCGGCGGGGGTCGAGGACGTAGCGCGCGCCGGTCTCGATGGTGACGTCGAGGTTCAACTCGAGGAGCCGCTCGGCCACTTGGCGGGTGCGGGCTGGGAGGCCGGGGGCGAGCGGGTCGAGGTGCATATGGTCGAGGGTCAGTCCGACACCGTCGTAACCGAGGTCGGCGAGGAGGGCGAGGGCGTCGGTGAGGCGGAGGTCGGTGAGGCCGTTGGTGCCGTAGCCGAGGCGCAGGGGGGCGGCGGGGCTCA
It includes:
- a CDS encoding aldehyde dehydrogenase family protein, which gives rise to MAPTLTPNLTLKPGTAWSDAWQRCIAVAPEAFRDDRVLNLWAAQWHPDGRALPATSPVDLSPIAGPPRLDAATAQQAVRASLDQHRAWRHIPLPERRARVGAALDALTEHRELLALLLVWEIGKPWRLAQADVDRAIDGVRWYVEGIEPMLTDRSPLDGPVSNIASWNYPMSVLVHAMLVQALAGNAVIAKTPTDGGVACLTLASALAAREGIPITLVSGSGGELSEALVRSPEIGCVSFVGGRDTGARIATAVADLGKRHILEQEGLNTWGLWNYSDWDSLTAVIPKLFDYGKQRCTAYPRFVVQRELFADFLAAYLPAVRSIRTGHPLAVENPTDPLPTLDFGPLINAAKAKELGDHVAEAIDRGAVPLHRGALAEGHFLPGQDTSAYLPPVTLLNPPPSSPLHHAEPFGPVDTIVLVDTEAELLAAMNASNGALVATLSTDEPETYERLAPQIRAFKTGHGKPRSRGDRDELFGGFGASWRGAFVGGELLVRAVTEGPAGERLPGNFPEYQLNA
- the sucD gene encoding succinate--CoA ligase subunit alpha; translated protein: MGTAPWSVFGTVREAVDVTGADVTVVFVPPPFAKAAVIEAADAGIGLAVVITEGIPVHDAVIFQAYAATRGTRVIGPNCPGLISPGQANAGIIPADIAAKPGRLGLVSKSGTLTYQLMYELRELGFSSAVGIGGDPVVGTTHIDCLAAFEMDPDTELIVLIGEIGGDAEERAAAYIADHITKPVIGYIAGFTAPEGKTMGHAGAIVSGSSGTADAKKQALEAAGVRVGATPTETSRLVLARLAEAHG
- a CDS encoding OFA family MFS transporter, coding for MVLFPWIGMMGISSSEYAFTSAEETLHEAHLWSSGHIFWLMGVWVFFQAAVAFPAGQLRESGRLPARSAMMLGAVGTVLGYLSLAYAPHVFVAYLGFGMFSGIGAGLVYATCVNMVGKWYPERKGGKTGMVNGGFAYGSVPFVFLFTQYMDLTNYKGVLVFVGVVCCLAVAAAGWFFRDPPKNWWPAEVDPLKTSDDPRIVRALAKNPPAVRQYTPREAARTPVLWMMWFCLLCTAGINIFGIAMQVPFGKEMGFAGGIVATAMSLKAIVNGTGRGVIGWISDRYGRRNTLIIVCVVLGSAQFGVFFSGDMGSMPFFLFCSMVSGFGGGAIFPLFAAMTADYFGENNNASNYGMVYSSKLISGLVGSGVGAVAVSAWGYGGAFALAGSIGLGSAVLAVFLRAPGRPSVRKIVPNPNPIGREMA
- a CDS encoding sugar phosphate isomerase/epimerase codes for the protein MSRTSKNSDPELTHRLSRRGMLGVAAGATAAALLGAAAPASAAPAEAAQTKGRGRPVLPPGRLGIQLYSLRDKVSTLGFAKVFAELERYGYDEVEYAGYTQGSAGAITLAQLRQLTRDHGLRAIGSHVGYYSSDPNAYTFAQNLDKVLDDAQALGLKHIGTASGPFRYGSTVDGWKRAAEEFNTYGAAARKRGMKFYQHNHAEEFSFATDRPDVRLYDVLLAETDPDLVFLEMDIYWAYAGQFRFSRRVDGTPAPFDPLRYVLGQPHRYPLFHVKDGEHDASARDGYRMVDVGDGDIDYKRFISAVNKTHGGRRDHHWQAEHDNPVESFAFARKSSEHLHSLREGC
- a CDS encoding nucleotide pyrophosphatase/phosphodiesterase family protein, which produces MTDATHPTPTPLLVLDVVGLTPQLLDHMPHLKSLARSGSQAPLSTVLPAVTCTAQSTFLTGALPAEHGIVANGWYFRELGDVLLWRQHNGLVSGDKIWDAARRAHPGYTVANICWWYAMGADTDITVTPRPVYYADGRKEPDCYTRPPALHDELTEKFGTFPLFHFWGPGADIVSSQWIIDATRHIMSTRHPDLTLCYLPHLDYDLQRYGPDDPRSYRAAAELDAAMAPLLDDAQQEGRTVVALSEYGITRVSRPVDINRALRRAGLLEVHTQDGMEYLDPMASRAFAVADHQLAHVYVRRPEDLEATREALADLPGIEQLLDDEGKKSHGLDHPRSGELVAVAEPDAWFTYYYWLDDARAPDFAQLVEIHRKPGYDPVELFMDPLDPYVRVKAAKAIARKKLGMRYRLAVVPLDPSPIRGSHGRLPASDDWENGPLILCSTPRAVSDRVAATDVKSLLLQLAGLH
- the eboE gene encoding metabolite traffic protein EboE → MRFRHPDGTTVHLSYCTNVHPAETLDGVLAQLRDHCEPVRKRLGRDRLGIGLWLAKDAAHALITDPAALRGLRAELDRRGLEVVTLNGFPYEGFGAEEVKYRVYKPDWADPERLAHTTDLARLLAALLPDDATEGTISTLPLAWRTPFDSDPDAAATAHAALTTLAERLDALEELTGKSIRIALEPEPGCTVETTADAIAPLTDVATATAGNRIGICIDTCHLATSFEDPHTALAALAAAGVTIPKAQLSAALHAEEPHLPEVRAALAAFAEPRFLHQTRALPRALRAGETPSAAGLRGTDDLGEALAGDALPDGAPWRAHFHVPLHSPPDPPLASTLPVLQETLTQLVGGPTPQTRHLEVETYTWQALPPELRPRNRTQLADGIAAELTLARDLLVDLGLKELP
- a CDS encoding TatD family hydrolase, which codes for MRIFDPHIHMTSRTTDDYQAMYAAGIRALVEPSFWLGQPRTSPASFFDYFDALLGWEPFRAAQYGIAHHCTIALNPKEANDPRCTPVLAALPLYLEKDSVVAVGEIGYDSMTPAEDTALAAQLQLAAEHGLPALVHTPHRDKLAGLHRTVDVIRESALPTERVLLDHLNETTVKHATDSGCWLGFSIYPDTKMDEDRMVAILKTYGTEKVLVNSAADWGKSDPLKTRKVADAMLAAGFTEDDVDLVLWRNPVAFYGLSGRLQLDIAEPESLHEGNSILRGGE
- a CDS encoding EboA domain-containing protein; protein product: MVTPPRKELDAQLPDAARAWLDEALAEAAHAAGNAPRAAPSPYAAPAWELRFAAAGRHCGRDHAADAVRTLLLAEARADSATLTRLYHQGTAAERRAVLLALHPLVESPEALPLVEDALRTNDIRLVAAAVGPYAAAHLDPHSWRHAVLKCLFTGVPVDAVAGLRSRAAGDSELARMLADYAAERTAAGRDVPPDLNRVLTLTGEQSEES
- a CDS encoding sugar phosphate isomerase/epimerase, producing the protein MSPAAPLRLGYGTNGLTDLRLTDALALLADLGYDGVGLTLDHMHLDPLAPGLPARTRQVAERLLELNLDVTIETGARYVLDPRRKHSPSLLDPDPDGRAARTALLTTAVQVAADLGAHAVHCFSGITPADTAPDTAWKRLEESLTPVLDAAADARVPLAIEPEPGHLLATLADFHHLRAVLGDPEPLGLTLDIGHCQCLEPAPPAECVRDAAPWLRHVQIEDMCRGVHEHLPFGDGEIDFRPVLEALAATGYQGLTVVELPRHSHAGPELARASIEFLRSQTTLKGAPAW